The Coffea arabica cultivar ET-39 chromosome 1e, Coffea Arabica ET-39 HiFi, whole genome shotgun sequence genome has a window encoding:
- the LOC113701978 gene encoding uncharacterized protein isoform X2 produces MSKYSSIIFASIILSLSWSAVSDLSFWHLQQYVRQSDRKFEQKTNRFWEFHEQSNSWVEVELPFDLVSCVNDTCTRVGSVDHQTMDKIEDTEELDVPESKRSSEKKDCLKAGVGENSNAVLPFRKRVSLTKMSDTSIWITGPSGSIYERFWNGLQWVIAPHDLPMQLNENAHPVWVDFTPLINNSTSHETGQRFPARVISGVTSEDRERLYLCTKNRSLIELIGTEPTRWKNHGRPPGADVEAIVDATSVRPEAVFTVSAAGDLYEYDQNSKPAWKKHIQKEGSELDLSLAPLKGCSFHGLNGPTSVSIFLLTKGGDLVERQFQQRKWKWVPHGSPKDHFLTSITCNPQDEPNENLHTMFLTTAAGLVFEYRIPKQSGASQENQILEHWVNHIHPSNAKIAKRITGLQLQVGRMIFPLDDGRLSELHLPGIGGESSGPSQQINARRRVSPKYVWSILDAPETEGWNAEYCTEEYGPTNCISGMKEETNDEDLTGLISRRRKGISSQQNYLLLGISGSSSTKTLEDHSIADHSITKNFRLRAMHGGKSFFLITDEGLTFEYLSAENVWFWLRHEHSTAIRGAVGNYNGSLYLIDEYGSLFIRERSGNELAWINCTAIKKGRQVIGGPPWDGIPGKTQKVTATDALFFVSRSGRLLQLTVALRKFKWKDCRNPPNTKIACIADQEALREKIVFVIGRNGRLYQYNKVTELWHEHYQSQHLVLSRLPGTAMRPSPLSLKGSLFMLSENGGLVEYHWNQLDGWNWVEHGTPNSNVTLVGSPGPCFEGGQLFLIGSDGNVYLRFLDQATWKWKNCGFPYTETKVDADQKQIGEGNGNKDICINEEIETSFEKLAENLQAINKNCDPKVESTRPISFAETSVIFELRDGRLAELQKTGDANWAWSRSIGTPTSLCLANYWTTLAS; encoded by the exons ATGTCTAAGTATTCTTCCATTATTTTCGCTTCGATCATCTTATCATTGAGCTGGTCTGCTGTTTCTGATTTGAGTTTCTGGCACCTGCAACAGTATGTCAGACAGTCTGATCGAAAATTTGAGCAGAAAACCAATCGGTTTTGGGAGTTCCATGAGCAATCCAATAGCTGGGTTGAAGTGGAACTCccttttgatcttgtttcttgtGTCAATGATACTTGTACAAGAGTTGGTTCAGTTGATCATCAGACGATGGACAAGATTGAAGACACAGAAGAACTTGATGTTCCTGAGTCGAAAAGGAGCTCTGAAAAGAAGGATTGTTTAAAAGCAGGGGTAGGGGAAAATTCTAATGCTGTTCTGCCTTTCAGAAAGAGAGTTTCTCTAACAAAAATGTCTGATACATCCATCTGGATTACTGGACCTAGTGGATCAATCTATGAGAGGTTTTGGAACGGTTTGCAGTGGGTAATAGCACCACATGACCTACCA ATGCAGCTGAATGAAAATGCACATCCAGTTTGGGTTGATTTCACACCACTGATCAATAACAGTACAAGCCATGAAACAGGACAAAGATTTCCCGCCCGAGTAATTTCTGGAGTGACCTCAGAAGATAGGGA GAGATTATATTTGTGCACAAAGAATCGATCACTAATAGAACTTATTGGGACTGAACCTACCAG ATGGAAAAATCATGGTCGACCACCTGGTGCCGATGTTGAAGCAATAGTCGATGCTACTTCTGTTAGACCAGAAGCAGTATTTACTGTAAG TGCTGCAGGAGATCTCTACGAATATGACCAGAATTCCAAGCCAGCATGGAAGAAACACATACAAAAAGAAGGATCAGAACTAGATCTCTCTTTGGCTCCATTGAAAGGTTGCAGCTTCCATGGACTGAATGGACCTACTTCAGTGTCAATCTTTCTTTTAACCAAG GGAGGAGACTTGGTTGAGAGGCAATTCCAGCAGAGGAAGTGGAAATGGGTTCCCCATGGAAGTCCAAAGGATCATTTCTTGACATCCATCACATGCAATCCTCAAGATGAACCAAATGAGAACCTACATACAATGTTTCTCACTACAGCAGCTGGATTAGTTTTTGAATATCGAATTCCAAAACAATCAG GTGCATCCCAGGAGAACCAAATTCTAGAGCATTGGGTGAATCACATTCATCCTTCAAATGCAAAAATAGCAAAACGAATTACAGGGCTCCAATTGCAAGTTGGCAGAATGATTTTTCCATTAGATGATGGAAGGCTTTCAGAATTGCATCTACCAGGTATTGGTGGTGAAAGTTCAGGACCAAGTCAGCAGATTAATGCCCGGAGAAGAGTATCCCCCAAGTATGTATGGTCCATATTAGATGCTCCAGAAACTGAAGGATGGAATGCAGAATACTGTACTGAAGAATATGGACCTACAAATTGCATTTCAGGgatgaaagaggaaaccaatGATGAAGATCTTACAGGATTAATATCAAGAAGGAGAAAAGGAATTAGTTCACAACAAAACTACTTATTACTTGGCATATCTGGCAGCAGCTCAACCAAGACCTTAGAAGATCATAGTATAGCAGATCACTCGATTACCAAAAACTTCCGTCTCAGAGCAATGCATGGAGGAAAATCCTTCTTCCTGATAACAGATGAGGGCCTGACATTTGAATACCTAAGTGCCGAAAATGTGTGGTTCTGGTTGAGGCACGAGCATTCAACAGCCATCAGGGGCGCAGTTGGAAACTACAATGGAAGTTTGTATTTGATTGATGAGTATGGAAGTCTGTTTATTAGAGAAAGAAGTGGAAATGAACTAGCATGGATAAATTGCACTGCCATAAAGAAAGGAAGACAAGTGATTGGAGGTCCACCATGGGATGGCATTCCTGGAAAGACACAGAAAGTAACAGCAACTGATGCACTCTTTTTTGTCAGCAGAAGTGGAAGGTTATTACAGCTAACT GTTGCATTGAGAAAGTTCAAATGGAAAGATTGTCGAAACCCACCAAATACTAAGATTGCTTGCATAGCTGATCAGGAGGCTCTCAGAGAAAAAATAGTGTTTGTTATCGGGAGGAATGGTCGACTGTACCAGTACAACAAGGTTACAGAGCTTTGGCATGAGCATTACCAGTCTCAACACTTAGTTCTATCAAGATTGCCTGGAACAGCTATGAGGCCATCACCTTTATCATTAAAGGGTTCTCTTTTCATGCTTTCTGAAAATGGTGGACTAGTTGAATATCACTGGAATCAGTTAGACGGTTGGAATTGGGTGGAACATGGAACACCAAATAGTAATGTTACATTAGTTGGTTCACCAGGACCTTGCTTTGAAGGTGGCCAACTATTTCTGATTGGTTCAGATGGTAATGTTTATCTTAGGTTCCTGGACCAAGCAACATGGAAATGGAAGAACTGTGGCTTTCCATACACTGAAACTAAGGTGGATGCGGATCAAAAGCAGATTGGAGAAGGAAATGGAAACAAAGATATCTGTAtcaatgaagaaattgaaaccaGCTTTGAGAAACTAGCAGAGAACTTGCAAGCTATTAACAAAAATTGTGATCCTAAG GTGGAGTCTACACGTCCAATTTCATTTGCAGAAACCTCAGTCATATTTGAGCTAAGAGATGGCAGA TTGGCAGAGTTGCAGAAAACTGGAGATGCAAACTGGGCTTGGTCACGTTCCATTGGGACTCCCACAAGTTTATGCCTAGCTAACTATTGGACAACTTTGGCTTCATAA
- the LOC113701978 gene encoding uncharacterized protein isoform X1 produces MSKYSSIIFASIILSLSWSAVSDLSFWHLQQYVRQSDRKFEQKTNRFWEFHEQSNSWVEVELPFDLVSCVNDTCTRVGSVDHQTMDKIEDTEELDVPESKRSSEKKDCLKAGVGENSNAVLPFRKRVSLTKMSDTSIWITGPSGSIYERFWNGLQWVIAPHDLPVSAGYAISVFIVNQIILALSEAGNLYQMQLNENAHPVWVDFTPLINNSTSHETGQRFPARVISGVTSEDRERLYLCTKNRSLIELIGTEPTRWKNHGRPPGADVEAIVDATSVRPEAVFTVSAAGDLYEYDQNSKPAWKKHIQKEGSELDLSLAPLKGCSFHGLNGPTSVSIFLLTKGGDLVERQFQQRKWKWVPHGSPKDHFLTSITCNPQDEPNENLHTMFLTTAAGLVFEYRIPKQSGASQENQILEHWVNHIHPSNAKIAKRITGLQLQVGRMIFPLDDGRLSELHLPGIGGESSGPSQQINARRRVSPKYVWSILDAPETEGWNAEYCTEEYGPTNCISGMKEETNDEDLTGLISRRRKGISSQQNYLLLGISGSSSTKTLEDHSIADHSITKNFRLRAMHGGKSFFLITDEGLTFEYLSAENVWFWLRHEHSTAIRGAVGNYNGSLYLIDEYGSLFIRERSGNELAWINCTAIKKGRQVIGGPPWDGIPGKTQKVTATDALFFVSRSGRLLQLTVALRKFKWKDCRNPPNTKIACIADQEALREKIVFVIGRNGRLYQYNKVTELWHEHYQSQHLVLSRLPGTAMRPSPLSLKGSLFMLSENGGLVEYHWNQLDGWNWVEHGTPNSNVTLVGSPGPCFEGGQLFLIGSDGNVYLRFLDQATWKWKNCGFPYTETKVDADQKQIGEGNGNKDICINEEIETSFEKLAENLQAINKNCDPKVESTRPISFAETSVIFELRDGRLAELQKTGDANWAWSRSIGTPTSLCLANYWTTLAS; encoded by the exons ATGTCTAAGTATTCTTCCATTATTTTCGCTTCGATCATCTTATCATTGAGCTGGTCTGCTGTTTCTGATTTGAGTTTCTGGCACCTGCAACAGTATGTCAGACAGTCTGATCGAAAATTTGAGCAGAAAACCAATCGGTTTTGGGAGTTCCATGAGCAATCCAATAGCTGGGTTGAAGTGGAACTCccttttgatcttgtttcttgtGTCAATGATACTTGTACAAGAGTTGGTTCAGTTGATCATCAGACGATGGACAAGATTGAAGACACAGAAGAACTTGATGTTCCTGAGTCGAAAAGGAGCTCTGAAAAGAAGGATTGTTTAAAAGCAGGGGTAGGGGAAAATTCTAATGCTGTTCTGCCTTTCAGAAAGAGAGTTTCTCTAACAAAAATGTCTGATACATCCATCTGGATTACTGGACCTAGTGGATCAATCTATGAGAGGTTTTGGAACGGTTTGCAGTGGGTAATAGCACCACATGACCTACCAGTAAGTGCAGGGTATGCGATTTCTGTCTTCATTGTTAATCAGATAATTCTTGCTCTCTCAGAGGCAGGGAATCTGTACCAG ATGCAGCTGAATGAAAATGCACATCCAGTTTGGGTTGATTTCACACCACTGATCAATAACAGTACAAGCCATGAAACAGGACAAAGATTTCCCGCCCGAGTAATTTCTGGAGTGACCTCAGAAGATAGGGA GAGATTATATTTGTGCACAAAGAATCGATCACTAATAGAACTTATTGGGACTGAACCTACCAG ATGGAAAAATCATGGTCGACCACCTGGTGCCGATGTTGAAGCAATAGTCGATGCTACTTCTGTTAGACCAGAAGCAGTATTTACTGTAAG TGCTGCAGGAGATCTCTACGAATATGACCAGAATTCCAAGCCAGCATGGAAGAAACACATACAAAAAGAAGGATCAGAACTAGATCTCTCTTTGGCTCCATTGAAAGGTTGCAGCTTCCATGGACTGAATGGACCTACTTCAGTGTCAATCTTTCTTTTAACCAAG GGAGGAGACTTGGTTGAGAGGCAATTCCAGCAGAGGAAGTGGAAATGGGTTCCCCATGGAAGTCCAAAGGATCATTTCTTGACATCCATCACATGCAATCCTCAAGATGAACCAAATGAGAACCTACATACAATGTTTCTCACTACAGCAGCTGGATTAGTTTTTGAATATCGAATTCCAAAACAATCAG GTGCATCCCAGGAGAACCAAATTCTAGAGCATTGGGTGAATCACATTCATCCTTCAAATGCAAAAATAGCAAAACGAATTACAGGGCTCCAATTGCAAGTTGGCAGAATGATTTTTCCATTAGATGATGGAAGGCTTTCAGAATTGCATCTACCAGGTATTGGTGGTGAAAGTTCAGGACCAAGTCAGCAGATTAATGCCCGGAGAAGAGTATCCCCCAAGTATGTATGGTCCATATTAGATGCTCCAGAAACTGAAGGATGGAATGCAGAATACTGTACTGAAGAATATGGACCTACAAATTGCATTTCAGGgatgaaagaggaaaccaatGATGAAGATCTTACAGGATTAATATCAAGAAGGAGAAAAGGAATTAGTTCACAACAAAACTACTTATTACTTGGCATATCTGGCAGCAGCTCAACCAAGACCTTAGAAGATCATAGTATAGCAGATCACTCGATTACCAAAAACTTCCGTCTCAGAGCAATGCATGGAGGAAAATCCTTCTTCCTGATAACAGATGAGGGCCTGACATTTGAATACCTAAGTGCCGAAAATGTGTGGTTCTGGTTGAGGCACGAGCATTCAACAGCCATCAGGGGCGCAGTTGGAAACTACAATGGAAGTTTGTATTTGATTGATGAGTATGGAAGTCTGTTTATTAGAGAAAGAAGTGGAAATGAACTAGCATGGATAAATTGCACTGCCATAAAGAAAGGAAGACAAGTGATTGGAGGTCCACCATGGGATGGCATTCCTGGAAAGACACAGAAAGTAACAGCAACTGATGCACTCTTTTTTGTCAGCAGAAGTGGAAGGTTATTACAGCTAACT GTTGCATTGAGAAAGTTCAAATGGAAAGATTGTCGAAACCCACCAAATACTAAGATTGCTTGCATAGCTGATCAGGAGGCTCTCAGAGAAAAAATAGTGTTTGTTATCGGGAGGAATGGTCGACTGTACCAGTACAACAAGGTTACAGAGCTTTGGCATGAGCATTACCAGTCTCAACACTTAGTTCTATCAAGATTGCCTGGAACAGCTATGAGGCCATCACCTTTATCATTAAAGGGTTCTCTTTTCATGCTTTCTGAAAATGGTGGACTAGTTGAATATCACTGGAATCAGTTAGACGGTTGGAATTGGGTGGAACATGGAACACCAAATAGTAATGTTACATTAGTTGGTTCACCAGGACCTTGCTTTGAAGGTGGCCAACTATTTCTGATTGGTTCAGATGGTAATGTTTATCTTAGGTTCCTGGACCAAGCAACATGGAAATGGAAGAACTGTGGCTTTCCATACACTGAAACTAAGGTGGATGCGGATCAAAAGCAGATTGGAGAAGGAAATGGAAACAAAGATATCTGTAtcaatgaagaaattgaaaccaGCTTTGAGAAACTAGCAGAGAACTTGCAAGCTATTAACAAAAATTGTGATCCTAAG GTGGAGTCTACACGTCCAATTTCATTTGCAGAAACCTCAGTCATATTTGAGCTAAGAGATGGCAGA TTGGCAGAGTTGCAGAAAACTGGAGATGCAAACTGGGCTTGGTCACGTTCCATTGGGACTCCCACAAGTTTATGCCTAGCTAACTATTGGACAACTTTGGCTTCATAA